The proteins below come from a single Rosa rugosa chromosome 2, drRosRugo1.1, whole genome shotgun sequence genomic window:
- the LOC133729385 gene encoding probable leucine-rich repeat receptor-like serine/threonine-protein kinase At3g14840 yields the protein MQKKKMAFSVFPKSIMTMVIMVLCFICINSVRSVEAQSPRLPVQEVEAMREIASQLGKKDWNFDVDPCLNDTSWATPISDRYSLYTNIVSCNCSYVPDGVCHVTSIVLTGQDLAGVLPPSIAKLPCLTQVSFTRNYLSGNIPLEWASTKLQNLSLTVNNLSGTIPAYLGNITTLKLLFLDSNQFYGTVPPELGKLVNLELLLLGQNNLSGELPLDLSNLNKLKVLKIGSNNFNGTIPDFFESWSQLQSLEIQASGLQGPIPPSIYSLNKLEILRISDLSGYSSSFPNLRNMTLMRVLMLRSCNLVGPIPDYISKLTALRILDLSFNRLEGSIPDFGIGILDNLCLTHNALTGSIPELSAPLPDWVKRNRNNSNYYMDISYNEFPESSELPCTENLNLFKSFSAQDISLSGGCLKRYPCREDRLSLHINCGGRNTTVGGINFEGDQDRGGPSAFVPAGANWGFSNTGHFWDTEFGEDYIADNTSILRMSNSELYTNARLSPLSLTYYARCLANGSYTVRLHFSEIIIRGNRSFHSLGIRIFDVYIQEKLMLNDFNIEVEAQGVDKAVIKEFKAVEVKDKTLEIRFHWSGKGTTASPRRGVYGPLISAISIEFESTHSGLRKESTPRDSKKKVFTVAGASVLCLVFLISGILWWNGCLDSKTSREKALRRLDLQTGFFTFKQIRAATNSFDPVNKIGEGGFGSVYKGILLDGTIIAVKQLSSKSKQGNREFVNEIGMISGLQHPNLVRLYGCCIEANELLLVYEYMENNSLAGALFGPEESPLKLDWPTRQKICLGIAKGLAFLHEESALKVVHRDIKTTNVLLDKDLNAKISDFGLAKLDEEENTHISTRVAGTIGYMAPEYALWGYLTFKADVFSFGIVALEIVAGKNNMKFRPNVDFVGLVDWALVLQQKESLVELVDPRLGSDFSNEEAVRMVKVALLCINPVAALRPTMSAVVSMLEGRTPVDELIMDPNIYSEEMRLTALRNPFEQIAQERAGGSQSLIHSSDTSWNDSSAPTISSDLYIINH from the exons atgcaaaagaagaaaatggcATTTAGCGTTTTTCCAAAAAGCATCATGACTATGGTCATAATGGTTCTCTGCTTCATCTGCATAAACTCAGTCAGATCAGTTGAAGCACAATCCCCACGCCTTCCTGTTCAAGAAG TGGAAGCAATGAGAGAAATTGCTTCACAATTGGGAAAAAAAGACTGGAACTTCGACGTAGACCCATGCCTCAACGACACCAGCTGGGCTACCCCAATATCTGATCGTTACTCGCTATACACCAACATTGTCTCTTGCAACTGTTCCTACGTCCCTGATGGTGTATGCCACGTCACCAGTAT TGTTCTTACAGGGCAAGATCTTGCTGGTGTACTTCCACCATCTATTGCAAAGTTACCCTGCCTTACACAAGT TTCTTTCACGAGGAACTACCTCAGTGGTAACATACCGCTTGAATGGGCTTCTACAAAGTTGCAAAACCT GTCCCTTACTGTGAACAACTTATCAGGAACAATCCCTGCATACTTGGGGAACATTACTACTCTAAAACTACT GTTCCTAGACAGTAACCAATTTTATGGAACTGTTCCTCCTGAGCTTGGGAAGCTGGTTAACTTGGAGCTTCT CCTACTCGGTCAAAACAATCTCTCAGGAGAGTTGCCATTGGATCTCTCTAATCTAAATAAATTAAAAGTACT TAAGATTGGCAGTAACAACTTCAATGGAACAATACCTGATTTCTTTGAAAGTTGGAGTCAGCTTCAGAGTTT AGAGATCCAAGCTAGCGGTCTCCAAGGGCCCATTCCGCCTAGCATTTATTCCTTGAATAAATTAGAAATATT AAGGATCAGTGACTTGAGTGGATACAGTTCATCATTTCCAAACTTGAGAAATATGACACTTATGCGCGTTTT AATGCTAAGGAGCTGTAATCTAGTTGGACCTATCCCTGATTACATATCGAAACTGACAGCATTACGTATATT AGATCTCAGCTTCAACAGATTGGAAGGAAGTATTCCTGACTTTGGAATAGGCATATTGGACAACTT GTGTCTGACACATAACGCCCTCACTGGGTCTATTCCAGAGTTATCTGCACCTCTTCCAGATTGGGTCAAGAGAAATCGCAATAACAGTAACTA CTACATGGATATTTCTTACAATGAATTTCCTGAGAGCTCTGAGTTACCTTGTACAGAAAACCT GAACTTGTTCAAAAGCTTTTCTGCACAAGACATCTC ATTATCTGGAGGGTGCCTGAAGAGATATCCATGTCGAGAAG ATCGGCTTTCTTTGCATATAAACTGTGGTGGAAGAAACACCACAGTTGGAGGAATCAACTTTGAAGGTGATCAAGACCGAGGAGGTCCATCAGCGTTCGTTCCTGCTGGAGCTAACTGGGGATTTAGCAACACTGGACATTTCTGGGATACTGAATTCGGTGAAGACTACATAGCAGATAATACATCTATACTCCGAATGAGCAACTCTGAGTTGTACACAAATGCACGcctctctcctctttctcttaCGTATTATGCACGCTGCTTGGCAAATGGAAGTTATACTGTGAGACTTCACTTTTCAGAGATAATAATTAGAGGAAATAGATCTTTCCACAGTCTTGGAATACGGATATTTGATGTTTATATTCAG GAGAAACTGATGTTGAATGATTTTAACATTGAAGTGGAAGCACAAGGGGTTGATAAAGCAGTCATAAAGGAATTTAAAGCAGTTGAGGTGAAGGATAAAACCTTAGAGATCAGATTTCATTGGTCTGGCAAAGGGACAACAGCTTCCCCGAGAAGAGGAGTATATGGTCCTCTTATATCAGCTATCTCTATAGAGTTTG AGTCCACTCATTCTGGTCTCCGAAAAGAGTCCACTCCTCGTGATAGCAAAAAGAAGGTATTTACAGTGGCTGGAGCTTCAGTTTTGTGTCTTGTTTTCTTGATTTCAGGCATTCTTTGGTGGAATGGATGTCTGGATAGCAAGACATCCAGGGAAAAAG CTTTGAGAAGACTGGATTTGCAAACTGGCTTTTTCACCTTCAAGCAAATTAGAGCTGCCACTAACAGCTTTGATCCTGTAAACAAAATTGGGGAGGGTGGTTTTGGCTCTGTCTACAAG GGTATATTATTGGATGGTACTATAATTGCGGTCAAGCAACTATCTTCAAAATCAAAGCAAGGAAATCGTGAATTCGTGAACGAAATAGGCATGATTTCTGGTTTGCAACATCCAAATCTTGTTAGATTGTATGGATGTTGTATTGAAGCAAATGAATTACTGTTGGTGTATGAATATATGGAAAACAATAGTCTTGCAGGCGCTTTATTTG GCCCAGAGGAAAGTCCACTCAAATTGGACTGGCCTACAAGGCAGAAAATATGCCTGGGCATAGCAAAAGGTCTGGCTTTTCTGCATGAGGAGTCAGCGTTGAAGGTTGTACATAGAGACATCAAAACTACAAATGTATTACTGGACAAAGATCTTAATGCTAAGATCTCAGACTTTGGTCTGGCAAAGCTCGATGAAGAAGAGAACACCCACATTAGCACAAGAGTTGCTGGAACTAT AGGATACATGGCGCCAGAATACGCACTATGGGGTTATTTAACCTTCAAAGCAGATGTCTTTAGTTTTGGTATTGTTGCATTGGAAATAGTTGCTGGAAAGAACAACATGAAATTTCGACCAAATGTGGATTTTGTAGGCCTTGTGGATTGG GCTCTTGTTTTACAACAAAAAGAGAGTTTAGTGGAGCTTGTGGATCCAAGGTTAGGGTCAGATTTCAGTAACGAAGAGGCAGTTAGAATGGTTAAAGTAGCTCTGCTATGCATCAATCCGGTAGCTGCACTTAGGCCTACCATGTCTGCAGTCGTGAGTATGCTTGAAGGGCGAACCCCTGTCGATGAATTGATTATGGATCCAAATATATATAGTGAAGAAATGAGGTTAACAGCCTTGAGAAATCCATTTGAGCAGATTGCACAAGAGAGAGCAGGTGGAAGTCAAAGCTTGATACATTCGTCCGATACATCATGGAATGATTCTTCTGCTCCTACTATATCTTCAGATCTCTATATAATCAATCATTAG